One segment of Malassezia restricta chromosome V, complete sequence DNA contains the following:
- a CDS encoding actin cytoskeleton-regulatory complex protein PAN1 has product MFPVNQWGGTGTPNYGLYQNPQMTSGIPIQMQGTGFPTGMLPNASFVQRPSAPPPPPPQIAAAATGSTPQMMTPMNSMRPMMGQMTGMSPMMGQPTGMSPMMGQPTGMSPMMGQPTGMPPMMAQMTGLPMTPQMTGASADPSMRLMYTQFLPAAQPYSGMPTPSNMNFNQNSLQPAQFQSKLQSLTQIQAGPAKKSLSWAMSKEERKSYDNIFRAWDSKRTGWISGDVARELFSQSGLSREQLLQIWHLADPENRGKLNIAEFHIAMALIYRALNGNEIPDELPSELIPSSTRDLSESVDFLKDLLKQDTHVRKSTALNLAEPGSNKDTKYSESRSFYKNPVEREATSRPSDAIAYRHQDTDSAGYRSRSRHLDRREVSFNGQVAAESLGEMKRQLEKTQRMLERTDLRDEEDHDLQNEMEDVQFAIRRLQDDIEYYNRKGPHAGEQRRKAERTLMQLLHERLPQLERRLERRQNLDYQRGVQESRQRDERNNDRYAHLRESATISTPSVQANPQEQDVTKKETSKNPSTLSAPAAKLSPSERDAWIRSEAQRRVQERMRMLGVGGGTVDKMPSVDVSVEQRLAAERSEAEARAAQADKEAKEREEARKARMRGNRQAPQPPPRSHTSEARQSRPMASPEPESERALDSQHKLTPEPELGQAPDTQFKSMPEPVPVPNPPREFTSQPELVSEPEPEPEPEPGPVPDPPREFTPQPGPVSAPDPEPEPEDEPQPSRPSNNPFFRSHNAESMKQQEQRPEILSKPEFVPELPVETPSAPQPTSAFPSQRYTPSTSSSRSIHLPPSNEDDWDEEEEEEENPMSSRATRQQLAQQLFSGIVPTSEPAPPAPEAPPASHYPALEPAPSTSRTSLGGGMGDRNALLSQIRGGQMLRKTVTHDRSGAQSAGAVLGSSSPPNGLSLASVPEPESSDDDEAGLVMPMHATKEMIQAPDANEPSFDSKAYQETRSANNADVDASLGFDMGRTMHFRSIYPFEGGEGMLSFSENQVFLIHPSLSGMSVEGDWTYGALLSDPAHKGLIPAAYVTDMEHVVAAEALYDYDATSPEEASLKEGEMVQIVDQSDENWWLIVQHDKCLMVPSNYVAVA; this is encoded by the exons ATGTTCCCGGTAAATCAGTGGGGCGGAACTGGTACCCCCAACTATGGCTTATACCAAAATCCACAAATGACGAGCGGCATACCCATACAGATGCAGGGAACCGGTTTCCCCACGGGTATGCTACCAAATGCATCATTTGTACAGCGTCCATCGgctccgccgcctccgccgcctcaaatcgctgcagcagctACGGGCTCCACACCACAAATGATGACCCCAATGAACAGTATGCGTCCCATGATGGGACAAATGACGGGTATGTCTCCTATGATGGGTCAACCAACAGGCATGTCTCCTATGATGGGTCAACCAACAGGCATGTCTCCCATGATGGGCCAGCCTACTGGTATGCCTCCCATGATGGCTCAGATGACAGGATTGCCTATGACGCCTCAAATGACCGGTGCGTCTGCTGACCcgagcatgcgcttgaTGTATACGCAATTTTTGCCTGCGGCACAGCCTTATTCTGGAATGCCGACACCGAGCAATATGAACTTTAATCAAAACAGCCTTCAGCCGGCTCAGTTTCAGTCGAAGCTCCAGTCACTCACCCAGATACAGGCAGGTCCTGCTAAGAAAAGTCTTTCATGGGCTATGAGCAAAGAAGAACGTAAAAGCTACGATAATATCTTTCGTGCATGGGACTCGAAACGAACAGGCTGGATTAGCGGTGATGTGGCTCGGGAGTTGTTCAGTCAAAGTGGCCTATCTCGCGAGCAGCTTCTTCAAATATGGCATCTTGCTGACCCAGAAAACCGGGGTAAGCTCAACATTGCTGAGTTCCATATCGCCATGGCGCTCATATACCGCGCCCTCAACGGCAATGAAATACCGGATGAGCTACCTTCAGAATTAATTCCATCATCGACGCGCGATCTGAGCGAAAGCGTTGATTTCCTCAAAGATTTACTCAAGCAGGACACGCATGTCCGCAAATCCACGGCTCTAAATCTTGCTGAACCAGGCTCGAACAAAGATACAAAATACTCTGAATCACGCTCTTTTTACAAAAATCCAGTGGAAAGGGAAGCCACGTCGCGTCCTAGTGATGCTATCGCTTACAGGCACCAGGATACCGATTCTGCTGGATATCGCAGTCGAAGCCGCCATCTGGATCGTCGCGAAGTGAGCTTTAATGGCCAGGTTGCTGCAGAAAGCCTTGGAGAGATGAAGCGCCAGCTTGAAAAGACGCAGCGGATGCTAGAACGTACGGATCTGCGTGATGAAGAAGATCATGACCTGCAGAATGAAATGGAAGACGTGCAGTTTGCTATTCGCCGACTTCAAGACGATATTGAGTATTATAACCGCAAAGGCCCCCACGCGGGTGAACAGCGGCGTAAGGCCGAAAGAACGCTCATGCAGCTTCTTCACGAGCGACTTCCGCAGCTAGAAAGGCGTCTGGAGCGGCGTCAGAACCTGGACTATCAAAGAGGCGTGCAAGAAAGCAGGCAGCGTGATGAACGGAACAATGACCGATATGCGCATCTTAGAGAGTCTGCAACCATATCGACACCATCAGTTCAAGCGAACCCTCAAGAGCAAGACGTCACCAAAAAAGAAACAAGCAAAAACCCTTCAACATTATCAGCTCCAGCAGCCAAGTTGTCCCCTTCAGAGCGTGATGCATGGATTAGGTCTGAGGCACAGCGACGAGTTCAGGAACGAATGCGGATGCTTGGCGTGGGTGGTGGCACTGTCGACAAGATGCCGTCTGTTGATGTCTCGGTAGAACAGCGACTTGCCGCCGAGCGTAGCGAAGCAGAGGCCCGAGCCGCTCAAGCTGATAAGGAAGCTAAAGAGCGTGAAGAAGCTCGCAAAGCCCGTATGCGCGGAAATAGGCAGGCTCCTCAACCTCCTCCTCGAAGTCATACTTCAGAGGCCCGCCAAAGCCGGCCGATGGCATCGCCAGAGCCAGAGTCAGAGCGAGCGCTCGATTCTCAACATAAATTAACGCCAGAGCCAGAGCTGGGGCAAGCACCTGATACTCAGTTCAAGTCAATGCCAGAGCCGGTACCAGTACCCAATCCTCCGCGTGAATTCACGTCACAGCCAGAATTAGTGTCAGAACCAGAACCAGAGCCCGAGCCCGAGCCGGGTCCAGTACCCGATCCTCCGCGTGAATTCACGCCACAGCCAGGACCAGTGTCAGCACCGGATCCAGAGCCGGAGCCGGAGGATGAACCTCAACCCAGCAGGCCGTCGAACAATCCTTTCTTCCGTTCACACAATGCGGAATCAATGAAGCAACAAGAGCAGCGACCGGAGATTCTTTCAAAACCAGAATTTGTTCCTGAACTTCCTGTCGAAACTCCCTCCGCGCCCCAACCAACTTCTGCTTTTCCGTCTCAAAGATATACACCTTCTACATCTTCTTCACGCTCAATTCATTTACCTCCATCCAATGAGGATGATTgggacgaagaagaagaggaggaagagAATCCTATGAGTTCACGTGCGACACGGCAACAACTTGCTCAGCAGCTCTTTAGTGGTATTGTTCCTACATCTGAGCCAGCACCTCCCGCTCCAGAAGCGCCTCCTGCTTCGCACTATCCAGCTCTAGAACCAGCGCCATCAACTTCGCGAACCAGCCTCGGAGGCGGCATGGGTGATCGAAATGCTCTTTTGTCCCAAATTCGTGGCGGTCAAATGCTTAGGAAGACTGTAACACATGATAGGTCTGGTGCTCAAAGTGCCGGTGCCGTGCTCGGATCTTCCTCCCCTCCCAATGGTTTATCCCTTGCGTCTGTTCCTGAACCGGAAAGTagtgatgacgacgaggctgGACTAGTGATGCCCATGCATGCTACAAAGGAAATGATACAAGCGCCGGACGCCAATGAGCCGAGTTTCGATTCGAAAGCATACCAAGAAACTCGATCCGCTAATAACGCTGATGTGGATGCATCACTTGGATTTGATATGGGACGCACAATGCATTTTCGCAGCATTTATCCGTTTGAAGGCGGCGAGGGCATGCTCTCTTTCTCAGAAAACCAGGTGTTTTTGATTCACCCATCGCTCAGCGGAATGTCCGTGGAGGGTGATTGGACATATGGTGCATTGCTTTCTGACCCGGCGCATAAAGGCTTGATCCCTGCGGCGTATGTAACCGATATGGAACATG TTGTGGCTGCTGAAGCCCTATATGACTATGACGCAACGTCACCCGAGGAAGCCTCGTTGAAAGAAGGAGAAATGGTTCAAATTGTTGACCAAAGTGACGAAAACTGGTGGCTAATTGTGCAGCATGACAAGTGCCTCATGGTGCCATCAAATTATGTCGCAGTGGCCTAG
- a CDS encoding T-complex protein 1 subunit zeta, which produces MSAVELINPRAESVRRFQALQVNIAGAVGLAQVVRSNLGPRGTLKMLVDGSGNLKMTKDGKVLLTEMQIQNPTAAMIARTAVAQDEQCGDGTTSVVLLVGELLKQAERYIQEGVHSRVISEGFDVAKAGTLQFLEQFKQPMQGDRATLLAVANTALATKLPTKLAKQLAEGVVDAVLAIKPKTTGSSEVPSFKEDGSSERVGEWKTRDPIDLHMVEIMKMQHKSATDSQLVRGLVMDHGARHPDMPKRVRNAFVLTLNVSLEYEKTEVNSGFFYSSAEQREKLVESERRFVDAKLKKIVELKNQVCDAPANTPESERKSFVIFNQKGIDPMSLDILAKNGIFALRRAKRRNMERLQLCCGGVAQNSVDDLSPDVLGWAGLVYEHTLGEEKYTFVEDVKDPKSVTLLIKGPNTHTLNQIQDAIRDGLRSVKNAIEDNSLVPGAGAFEVAAAADLLDNVRRNAKGRAKLGVEAFAQALMVIPKTLANNAGLDIQDSIVNLQDECAEGHVVGLDTQTGECMDPISCGVWDNYRVKRHMIHSSAVIASNLLSVDEILRAGRSSLKGDAPGP; this is translated from the coding sequence ATGTCGGCAGTTGAGCTCATCAACCCACGCGCAGAATCTGTGCGAAGATTTCAGGCGTTGCAAGTGAATAttgcaggcgctgtgggTCTAGCACAGGTCGTGCGTTCCAACCTAGGTCCTCGTGGTACGCTCAAAATGCTTGTCGATGGCTCTGGAAACCTGAAGATGACCAAGGATGGTAAGGTCTTGTTGACCGAGATGCAAATTCAGAATCCGACGGCTGCCATGATTGCAAGGACGGCTGTAGCGCAGGATGAACAATGTGGTGACGGTACAACAAGTGTTGTCCTACTGGTTGGTGAACTATTGaagcaggccgagcgcTACATTCAAGAGGGTGTGCATTCTCGCGTGATTTCGGAGGGCTTTGATGTCGCTAAAGCGGGTACATTGCAATTTCTTGAACAGTTTAAACAACCTATGCAAGGCGATCGTGCCACGCTTCTGGCTGTTGCTAACACAGCTCTCGCCACTAAGCTTCCCACAAAACTAGCCAAACAACTAGCAGAGGGTGTAGTTGATGCAGTCCTGGCTATTAAACCCAAAACCACGGGCTCTTCCGAAGTACCTTCGTTCAAAGAAGACGGAAGCTCGGAGCGTGTGGGCGAGTGGAAGACACGCGATCCTATTGACTTACACATGGTCGAAATTATGAAAATGCAGCACAAGAGTGCTACAGACAGTCAATTGGTTCGTGGTCTCGTTATGGATCATGGTGCGCGTCACCCTGATATGCCCAAACGGGTGCGCAATGCATTCGTTTTGACACTGAATGTAAGTCTGGAATACGAAAAGACCGAAGTCAATTCAGGTTTCTTCTACTCGTCtgctgagcagcgcgaAAAACTGGTCGAGTCAGAGCGTCGCTTCGTTGATGCCAAATTGAAAAAAATTGTTGAGCTCAAGAACCAAGTGTGTGATGCGCCTGCGAACACACCTGAGTCGGAGCGCAAGTCGTTTGTTATTTTCAATCAGAAAGGCATCGATCCTATGTCACTTGACATCCTAGCAAAGAATGGTATTTTTGCTCTTCGTCGCGCCAAGCGTCGAAACATGGAACGTTTGCAACTGTGCTGTGGTGGTGTAGCCCAGAACAGCGTAGACGACCTTTCGCCTGATGTACTTGGTTGGGCGGGCCTTGTGTACGAACACACACTTGGAGAAGAAAAGTACACATTCGTTGAAGATGTAAAGGATCCAAAGAGCGTTACGCTGCTTATCAAAGGACCCAACACACACACGCTAAACCAAATCCAGGATGCTATCCGCGACGGTCTGCGTAGCGTAAAGAATGCCATTGAAGACAATAGCTTGGTTcctggtgctggtgctTTTGAGGTGGCAGCTGCCGCAGATCTCCTTGACAATGTGCGTCGAAATGCCAAAGGCCGAGCTAAGCTAGGCGTTGAAGCATTTGCCCAAGCGCTCATGGTTATTCCCAAAACTTTGGCAAACAATGCCGGTCTTGATATCCAGGACTCGATCGTGAACTTGCAAGACGAATGTGCTGAAGGTCATGTTGTGGGACTTGATACGCAAACAGGAGAGTGCATGGATCCCATCTCTTGTGGTGTTTGGGATAACTACCGTGTCAAGCGTCATATGATTCACAGCAGCGCTGTGATTGCATCTAACCTGCTCTCCGTGGACGAAATTTTGCGTGCTGGTCGTAGTTCCCTAAAGGGCGACGCCCCTGGTCCATAA
- a CDS encoding WD repeat protein 48: MVHRTALDQLGNAPPIRVSYTLPSILSFQDDNAHRYVPNADNSIAHSLPVLHLPASKEKPLARTVNGSSFPKIRYSANSQQCTRPMPPEDLQPQHLRPVNALALDVRSSGTRLFSAGVDGLVCVWDLDYQNMTATPRLNSKFRPHRSWIWDMKYCSHLSTVLTCSSDCTIKAWNVDTAHSALELGTHRDYVKALAPSNASDWVASGSLDHHLCLWDLREGRKKPMWQIRTPSSIYSVASNHSGSVIATAGLDGVVHGWDPRMRDSAFELVGHEDLIRTMIMSSDGTRVISGSSDSTVRLWSTNERRCMHTYTHHNSSVWKLYSDDENMSTFYSGDRDGFLCKVYLDPSGHAENDQCIVLAHEAQDNSVHGSGITSIVAYQDKFVWTSNSLSPTFRCWQDTSDLNIFKSSQVNLHDSAVFNLFNSNAPNYRPNQTELPLVASEATPLSSQPMREVFGYHGILRGTMLNDRMHALTIDSGGVVVLWNVFHGSCIGTFNVNDLFAAAMSNKCTSAWQPQHSPSSTLEFVQYLIEGEGCVIPWCSLDTSDGRLTITIDQSNLWSSSMYLDELHELLGNPPTIRWTEDRVILGVCVLRNLFKNLLLSESEMRRDIKDGQLMLLNWMKRLNTSPEALMHMPISQLPNPPGPNPAPNQHFHAILTEMTGSNSAKGKESLSTSIPESPLMHDIVRFLHEMTNKQALNTEEQVASQSSDSGNTFFGSFRRNASKRKTQNASYTVSKDEEAPQDYLGELASLLSGSWREKSPLTGIPKIQFSDTTSIQISRVDRENGRQVMLYHGTVGSTGTDAPLLELLAPLWLLSVVLSPEVVQKDAPLIKVVLLKWTPSQAAQETSSSSNLELDQLPTESTSLTAPRNIRVGRIAQYVKQSLLSMGIQIPDSGENLADIPIEILCNGYLVPPRYTMAQCQTFCWKNATPGMVRLRYRRKQLL; encoded by the coding sequence ATGGTGCATCGTACAGCGCTGGATCAGCTTGGCAATGCGCCACCCATACGTGTTTCATACACGCTTCCATCTATTTTATCATTCCAAGACGACAATGCGCATCGGTATGTACCAAATGCAGACAATTCGATCGCGCACTCTTTGCCAGTCTTACACCTCCCTGCTTCAAAAGAAAAGCCACTTGCACGAACAGTAAATGGTTCATCGTTCCCTAAAATCCGGTATTCTGCGAATTCCCAGCAATGCACAAGGCCTATGCCACCAGAGGATCTACAACCACAGCATCTTAGACCGGTTAATGCGCTTGCTTTGGACGTGCGGTCTAGCGGCACTCGTCTTTTTAGTGCCGGTGTCGATGGTCTCGTATGCGTATGGGATCTTGACTATCAAAATATGACAGCAACTCCTAGACTTAATTCAAAGTTTAGGCCGCATAGGAGCTGGATTTGGGATATGAAGTATTGTTCGCATTTAAGTACAGTACTGACTTGTTCATCTGACTGCACAATCAAGGCATGGAATGTCGATACAGCACATTCTGCATTGGAACTAGGAACTCACAGAGATTACGTGAAAGCCTTGGCACCATCCAACGCCTCCGATTGGGTCGCTAGTGGCTCGTTGGATCATCATTTGTGCCTTTGGGATTTGAGAGAAGGGCGTAAAAAACCCATGTGGCAGATTCGGACACCTTCTAGCATTTATTCTGTCGCTAGTAATCATTCTGGGAGTGTCATTGCTACCGCTGGACTTGATGGTGTTGTTCACGGATGGGATCCTCGCATGCGGGACTCGGCATTTGAGCTTGTCGGACATGAAGATCTCATTCGCACAATGATAATGAGTTCCGATGGAACACGCGTTATATCAGGTTCATCAGACTCAACTGTGCGCCTTTGGTCAACAAATGAGCGGAGGTGCATGCATACTTACACACATCATAACTCAAGTGTATGGAAGCTATACAGTGACGACGAAAACATGTCGACTTTCTACTCTGGTGATCGAGACGGATTTTTATGCAAGGTTTATTTGGATCCCAGCGGGCACGCAGAAAATGATCAATGCATTGTGCTTGCTCACGAGGCGCAAGATAATTCTGTTCATGGGTCAGGCATCACAAGCATCGTGGCCTACCAGGACAAGTTTGTTTGGACTTCGAATTCTTTATCTCCTACCTTCCGATGCTGGCAGGACACTTCTGATTTAAATATATTCAAATCTAGTCAAGTAAATTTGCACGATTCTGCCGTGTTTAACCTCTTCAACTCGAATGCGCCAAACTATCGTCCGAATCAAACTGAACTCCCCTTGGTGGCGTCTGAGGCCACTCCTCTGTCCAGTCAGCCGATGCGAGAAGTTTTTGGCTATCACGGCATTCTCCGTGGCACTATGCTTAATGATCGCATGCATGCATTGACCATCGATTCTGGAGGCGTTGTGGTACTTTGGAATGTTTTTCATGGTTCGTGTATCGGTACTTTCAATGTAAATGATCTTTTTGCCGCTGCTATGTCCAATAAGTGCACCTCAGCGTGGCAGCCTCAACATTCACCAAGCAGCACTCTTGAATTTGTGCAATATCTTATTGAGGGTGAGGGCTGTGTCATTCCGTGGTGTTCACTCGACACTTCTGACGGTCGTCTCACAATAACGATTGACCAGTCTAATTTATGGTCATCAAGCATGTATTTGGATGAATTGCATGAACTACTTGGAAATCCACCGACTATAAGATGGACAGAAGATCGCGTGATTCTCGGTGTTTGTGTTTTGCGAAACTTGTTTAAGAATTTACTCTTGTCAGAATCAGAGATGCGCAGGGATATCAAAGATGGGCAGCTTATGTTGCTCAATTGGATGAAGCGACTGAATACCTCTCCTGAGGCTCTAATGCATATGCCTATTTCACAATTGCCTAACCCACCAGGTCCGAATCCTGCTCCAAATCAACACTTTCATGCTATTCTTACAGAAATGACGGGCAGCAATTCGGCCAAGGGTAAAGAATCATTATCAACAAGCATCCCAGAATCGCCTCTGATGCATGATATTGTTCGCTTTTTACATGAAATGACCAACAAGCAAGCTCTCAATACAGAAGAACAGGTGGCATCACAATCATCAGATTCTGGCAACACATTTTTTGGCAGTTTCCGTCGAAATGCCTCCAAGCGAAAAACTCAAAATGCATCATATACGGTCTCAAAGGACGAAGAAGCTCCTCAAGACTACTTGGGTGAATTGGCATCGTTGTTGTCAGGCTCGTGGCGCGAAAAGTCGCCATTGACCGGTATACCTAAGATTCAATTCTCAGATACAACATCGATTCAAATATCCCGTGTCGACCGTGAAAATGGAAGGCAGGTAATGCTATACCATGGTACAGTTGGCTCTACTGGCACAGATGCTCCATTGCTTGAATTACTGGCTCCATTATGGCTTCTGTCCGTGGTATTATCGCCAGAGGTTGTTCAAAAGGATGCGCCACTAATCAAAGTGGTTCTTCTTAAATGGACGCCTTCTCAAGCGGCGCAAGAAACTTCATCTTCCTCTAATTTAGAGTTGGATCAGCTTCCCACCGAAAGCACGTCTTTGACCGCGCCCCGAAACATTCGCGTCGGGCGCATAGCTCAGTATGTGAAACAGTCACTGTTGTCCATGGGCATCCAAATTCCAGATTCTGGTGAAAACTTGGCTGACATTCCTATCGAAATCTTGTGTAATGGATATCTTGTACCCCCTCGTTATACCATGGCGCAATGCCAAACATTCTGCTGGAAGAATGCTACCCCAGGCATGGTGCGCTTGCGATATCGTCGCAAACAACTTCTATGA
- a CDS encoding non-classical export protein 1, whose product MVKYLIGRVADPIFGIATGIGAFFIWENDRRNAHDHGPGNTLLDLLSRRMGVNNYLRERENKLEISPSSK is encoded by the exons ATGGTCAAATATCTCATCGGACG TGTGGCTGATCCAATCTTTGGTATAGCAACGGGCATTGGAGCCTTTTTTATCTGGGAAAATGACCGACGAAACGCACATGACCATGGACCTGGCAATACGCTTCTAGACTTATTGAGCCGTCGAATGGGGGTGAACAACTATTTACGCGAGCGTGAAAATAAGCTGGAAATATCGCCTTCGTCAAAATAA
- a CDS encoding chitin synthase, whose product MRSFLHPRRVFTTPASVGTSEYGEADPEQDHLMNPYDVQSFNEHSYIEEYFYDNAEGRNFEPKALSVTGLDSRHSDMVSSENDMPYLEPEQEYTKDAWNTAMSFHDGRDQSVNALMPQSDIQNGGSEWPMLPTNTVSGDEEKYAAHYGQIPQRQPRRYRTLKRVPLHNGHLVLDCPIPPRLMRLLPIREGREFGYMRYTAITCDPDHFVTDRYTIRQQLYGRPRTTELCIILTMYNEDERLFTRTMHGVMLNIAYLCSLRNHSTWGEGTWKKVVVLIVSDGRQKIHSRTLSVLAAMGIYQEGVGKNAVQGTPVQAHMYEYTAQISVDSSLKFRSAERGIVPVQVIFLLKEENKKKINSHRWAFNALSPLLNPRICILLDVGTMPKPHSIYHLWRAFDSDPNVGGACGEIVVQKGKLWHELLNPLVAAQHFEYKMSNILDKPMESAFGYISVLPGAFSAYRYTALQNDPMGHGPLHSYLKGETMHGGKHDADIFSSNMYLAEDRILCWELVTKRDSAWLLRFVKRAQAETDVPTHVAELISQRRRWLNGSFFAAIHSIIKFGRIYRSKHSVFRKFLLHVEMLYQTVMLFFTWFSLANYFLIFHILSRSMEDIAHWIHVPTLICEYIYLAFIIYCFLLSMGNRPQGNRIGYLVSMIVFGFVMLILVSFVVFLAYWSIKKEVVHHKNAEILTDGVFVRIVISVLSTYGIWLLASLMFLDPWHIFTSLFQYILVSPSFINVINIYAFCNTHDVSWGTKGSTTLSMDLGQASGTSNDAVEVTVPDRMKDIDAAYDDACQALSSRESLPAPPRDTEQAQKDYYATVRTNVVLAWTLTNVALVIVILNVSRKVHNIYMAVLFYTFTSLAFFRFLGAFVYLVRKLFP is encoded by the coding sequence ATGCGTTCATTCCTACATCCTAGGCGAGTCTTTACAACGCCTGCATCTGTGGGAACCAGTGAATATGGAGAGGCAGATCCTGAACAGGACCATCTTATGAATCCATACGATGTCCAGTCGTTTAATGAACATTCATATATTGAGGAATACTTTTATGATAACGCCGAAGGTCGAAATTTTGAGCCTAAAGCATTATCGGTGACTGGATTGGATTCGAGACACTCGGATATGGTGTCTTCTGAAAACGATATGCCGTACCTCGAGCCTGAGCAGGAATATACCAAAGATGCGTGGAATacggccatgtcgttcCATGATGGACGAGACCAAAGTGTGAATGCACTTATGCCACAGAGTGATATCCAAAATGGTGGTTCTGAATGGCCCATGTTACCTACTAACACCGTCTCTGGCGACGAAGAAAAATATGCAGCACACTATGGACAAATCCCTCAACGTCAGCCGCGCCGATACCGTACTTTAAAGCGCGTACCTTTGCATAACGGGCACCTTGTCCTTGATTGTCCTATTCCTCCGCGCCTTATGCGTCTTTTACCCATCCGTGAAGGCCGCGAGTTTGGATACATGCGTTATACTGCTATCACGTGTGATCCTGATCATTTTGTCACGGATCGGTATACAATTCGACAGCAATTGTACGGACGACCGCGCACAACAGAGCTATGCATTATTTTGACGATGTACAATGAAGACGAGCGCCTTTTTACTCGCACGATGCATGGTGTTATGCTAAATATTGCTTATCTCTGTTCTCTTCGCAATCATTCAACCTGGGGTGAAGGTACATGGAAAAAAGTCGTCGTTTTGATTGTATCTGACGGACGTCAAAAAATTCACAGTCGCACACTCAGTGTACTTGCTGCAATGGGCATATATCAAGAAGGTGTGGGAAAGAACGCAGTGCAAGGCACTCCCGTTCAGGCGCACATGTATGAGTATACGGCACAAATTTCTGTCGACTCATCACTCAAGTTTCGTAGTGCGGAACGTGGAATCGTGCCCGTTCAAGTGATATTTTTACTCAAGGAAGAAAACAAGAAAAAGATCAACTCTCATCGGTGGGCATTCAATGCACTATCTCCTTTATTAAATCCACGTATATGCATCTTGTTGGACGTTGGTACCATGCCGAAACCTCACAGCATTTATCATCTGTGGCGCGCTTTTGACAGTGATCCTAATGTTGGCGGTGCATGCGGTGAAATTGTGGTTCAAAAGGGCAAGTTGTGGCATGAACTATTGAATCCACTCGTGGCTGCTCAACATTTTGAATACAAAATGAGCAATATACTTGACAAACCTATGGAGAGTGCATTCGGATACATCAGTGTGCTGCCGGGTGCATTTAGTGCATACCGTTATACTGCCCTTCAAAATGATCCCATGGGACATGGACCATTACATTCATACCTCAAGGGTGAAACGATGCACGGTGGAAAGCATGATGCTGACATTTTTTCGAGCAATATGTATCTCGCGGAAGATCGTATTTTATGTTGGGAGCTTGTCACAAAGCGCGATAGCGCTTGGCTCTTACGGTTCGTGAAACGTGCACAAGCAGAAACAGACGTACCAACCCATGTTGCTGAGCTCATATCGCAACGTCGCCGATGGCTGAACGGTTCATTCTTTGCAGCAATTCACTCCATCATCAAGTTTGGGCGTATTTACAGGTCAAAACACAGTGTGTTTCGAAAGTTCTTGCTACACGTGGAGATGCTTTATCAGACTGTCATGCTGTTCTTCACTTGGTTTTCACTGGCGAATTACTTCCTTATTTTTCATATTCTGTCCAGGTCTATGGAAGATATTGCACACTGGATCCATGTACCTACCCTGATATGTGAATATATCTATCTCGCGTTCATTATCTATTGTTTCCTCCTCTCCATGGGAAATCGTCCACAAGGGAATCGGATCGGATATCTTGTATCAATGATTGTTTTTGGATTTGTAATGCTCATTCTTGTATCATTTGTCGTATTTTTGGCGTATTGGAGTATTAAGAAAGAGGTGGTACATCACAAGAACGCTGAGATTCTCACAGATGGTGTATTTGTGCGCATTGTCATTTCAGTACTCAGCACATATGGCATCTGGTTGCTTGCTTCTCTAATGTTTTTGGATCCATGGCACATTTTCACGAGTTTATTTCAATACATTCTCGTTTCACCGAGCTTTATCAACGTTATCAACATATATGCATTTTGTAACACCCACGATGTATCATGGGGCACGAAAGGCTCCACTACGCTCTCAATGGATTTGGGCCAGGCATCTGGAACATCCAACGACGCTGTGGAGGTGACGGTTCCGGACCGCATGAAAGATATCGACGCAGCCTACGATGATGCATGCCAGGCCTTATCTTCCAGGGAATCATTGCCTGCCCCGCCACGAGATACAGAGCAGGCCCAGAAAGACTATTATGCGACTGTGCGCACTAATGTCGTGCTAGCCTGGACTCTTACGAACGTTGCTCTGGTAATTGTGATTCTCAATGTTTCTCGCAAGGTACACAATATATACATGGCTGTGCTATTTTACACATTTACCAGCTTGGCATTTTTCCGATTCCTCGGTGCTTTCGTGTACCTTGTCAGGAAACTATTTCCCTGA